Proteins from a genomic interval of Pseudomonas versuta:
- a CDS encoding sensor histidine kinase: MPMSFSLTQMILISAAYLTVLFGVAWISERGMIPRAIIRHPLTYTLSLGVYASAWAFYGTVGLAYEYGYGFLSSYLGVSGAFLLAPVLLYPILKITRTYQLSSLADLFAFRFRSTWAGALTTIFMLIGVLPLLALQIQAVADTISILTREPVQHRVALSFCALITLFTIFFGSRHIATREKHEGLVFAIAFESVVKLIAIGGVGLYALYGVFDGPQQLEVWLLQNQTALAALHTPLQEGPWRTLLLVFFASAIVMPHMYHMTFTENLNPRGLVSASWGLPLFLLLMSLAVPLILWAGLKLGATTNPEYFTLGIGIAANSKPLALLAYVGGLSASSGLIIVTTLALSGMALNHLVLPLYQPPAEGNIYRWLKWTRRALIVAIIMAGYGFYLLLGAEQDLANLGIVAFVATLQFLPGVLSVLYWPTANRRGFIAGLLAGILVWMVSMLFPLIGDFQGFYIPWLNMIYVLDDTSWHMAAIASLAANVLMFTLISLFTNASPEETSAAEACAVDNVRRPQRRELHAASPQEFATQLAKPLGAKAAQKEVEQALRDLFLPFDERRPYALRRLRDRIEANLSGLMGPSVAQDMVETFLPYKSGGENYVTEDIHFIESRLEDYHSRLTGLAAELDALRRYHRQTLQELPMGVCSLAKDQEILMWNKAMEELTGIPAQRVVGSRMSTLGDPWRELLQGFINLPDEHLHKQHLALDGQTRWLNLHKAAIDEPLAPGNSGLVLLVEDLTETQMLEDKLVHSERLASIGRLAAGVAHEIGNPVTGIACLAQNLREEREDDSELTEISSQILEQTKRISRIVQSLMSFAHAGSHQHNDEPVCLAEVAQDAIGLLALNRRNFEVQFYNLCDPDHWVDGDPQRLAQVLINLLSNARDASPAGSAVRVKSEASEHTVDLIVEDEGSGIPKNIMDRLFEPFFTTKDPGEGTGLGLALVYSIVEEHYGQITIDSPADIQSQRGTRIRVTLPRHVEATSAVN, encoded by the coding sequence ATGCCGATGAGCTTTAGCCTGACCCAGATGATCCTCATCAGCGCCGCCTACCTGACGGTACTGTTTGGCGTTGCCTGGATCAGCGAGCGGGGCATGATCCCGCGTGCAATCATTCGTCACCCGCTGACCTACACCTTGTCCCTGGGCGTTTACGCCAGCGCGTGGGCCTTCTATGGCACCGTCGGGCTGGCGTACGAATACGGCTACGGCTTTTTATCCAGTTACCTGGGGGTTTCCGGGGCGTTTTTGCTGGCACCGGTGCTGCTGTACCCCATCCTCAAAATTACCCGCACCTACCAGCTCTCATCACTTGCCGACCTGTTTGCTTTCCGCTTTCGCAGCACCTGGGCCGGCGCGCTCACCACAATTTTCATGCTGATTGGTGTATTACCGCTGCTGGCCCTGCAAATTCAAGCCGTGGCCGACACCATCAGCATCCTCACCCGCGAACCGGTGCAACACCGGGTGGCCCTGAGTTTCTGTGCACTGATCACCCTCTTCACGATTTTCTTCGGCTCGCGACACATTGCGACCCGGGAAAAGCATGAAGGACTGGTGTTCGCCATTGCCTTCGAGTCGGTCGTAAAACTGATCGCCATCGGTGGCGTGGGCCTTTACGCGCTTTATGGCGTGTTCGATGGCCCGCAACAACTGGAAGTGTGGCTGTTGCAAAACCAGACCGCCCTTGCAGCCCTGCACACACCGCTGCAAGAAGGCCCATGGCGCACCCTGCTGCTGGTGTTTTTTGCCTCTGCCATCGTAATGCCGCACATGTATCACATGACATTTACCGAGAACCTCAACCCTCGGGGACTGGTCAGCGCCAGCTGGGGGCTGCCGCTGTTCCTGCTGCTGATGAGCCTCGCCGTACCGTTGATTCTGTGGGCAGGTCTCAAACTCGGGGCTACAACCAATCCCGAGTACTTCACCCTCGGCATCGGTATTGCCGCCAACAGTAAACCCCTTGCCCTGCTGGCCTATGTGGGAGGGCTGTCAGCCTCAAGCGGGCTGATCATCGTCACCACCCTGGCACTCTCGGGCATGGCCTTGAACCACCTGGTCCTTCCGCTCTACCAACCGCCTGCCGAAGGCAATATCTATCGCTGGCTGAAGTGGACACGCCGGGCGCTGATCGTTGCCATCATCATGGCCGGTTATGGCTTTTACCTGCTGCTGGGAGCCGAACAGGATCTGGCCAACCTCGGCATCGTGGCCTTTGTAGCCACCTTGCAGTTCCTGCCGGGCGTGCTCTCGGTACTGTACTGGCCAACGGCCAACCGCCGCGGCTTTATTGCCGGCTTGCTGGCCGGGATCCTGGTGTGGATGGTCAGCATGCTGTTCCCGCTGATCGGTGACTTCCAAGGTTTCTATATTCCGTGGCTGAACATGATCTACGTGCTGGATGACACCAGCTGGCATATGGCAGCCATCGCGTCACTGGCGGCCAACGTTCTGATGTTTACCCTGATATCCCTGTTTACCAACGCCAGCCCGGAAGAGACCAGCGCCGCCGAAGCCTGTGCCGTGGATAACGTGCGGCGCCCGCAACGCCGCGAATTGCATGCCGCCTCGCCCCAGGAATTTGCCACTCAACTGGCCAAGCCGCTGGGGGCAAAAGCGGCGCAAAAGGAAGTGGAGCAAGCATTACGCGACCTGTTCCTGCCCTTTGATGAGCGGCGTCCTTATGCGTTGCGCCGCTTGCGCGACCGGATCGAAGCCAACCTCTCGGGCCTGATGGGCCCCAGCGTTGCCCAGGACATGGTCGAAACCTTTTTGCCCTACAAGTCCGGTGGCGAGAACTACGTAACTGAAGACATTCACTTCATCGAAAGCCGGCTCGAGGATTACCACTCGCGCCTGACCGGCCTGGCAGCCGAGCTTGATGCCCTGCGTCGTTACCACCGCCAGACACTGCAAGAATTGCCAATGGGCGTGTGCTCTCTGGCCAAGGATCAAGAGATTCTGATGTGGAACAAAGCCATGGAAGAGCTGACCGGCATCCCGGCACAGCGCGTGGTCGGTTCGCGCATGAGCACGCTGGGCGATCCGTGGCGCGAGTTGCTGCAGGGGTTCATCAACTTGCCCGACGAACATTTGCACAAGCAGCATCTGGCCCTGGACGGCCAGACCCGCTGGCTTAACCTGCACAAGGCGGCCATTGATGAACCGCTGGCCCCGGGCAACAGCGGTTTGGTGTTACTGGTCGAAGACCTGACAGAAACGCAAATGCTCGAAGACAAACTGGTGCATTCCGAACGTCTTGCCAGCATCGGGCGACTGGCTGCGGGCGTAGCTCACGAAATCGGCAACCCGGTAACAGGTATCGCTTGCCTGGCGCAAAATCTGCGCGAAGAGCGCGAAGACGATAGCGAACTGACGGAAATCAGCAGTCAGATCCTGGAGCAGACCAAACGCATTTCACGCATCGTGCAGTCCCTGATGAGCTTTGCCCATGCCGGCAGTCATCAGCACAACGATGAGCCCGTATGTCTGGCAGAAGTAGCCCAGGATGCGATCGGGTTACTGGCCTTGAACCGGCGCAATTTTGAAGTGCAGTTTTACAACCTGTGCGACCCGGATCACTGGGTTGACGGCGACCCTCAACGGCTGGCCCAGGTGTTGATCAACTTGCTGTCAAACGCCCGTGACGCCTCGCCTGCCGGCAGTGCCGTGCGAGTCAAAAGCGAAGCCAGCGAGCACACCGTCGACCTGATCGTGGAAGACGAAGGCTCAGGTATTCCAAAGAACATCATGGACCGATTGTTCGAACCGTTTTTCACCACCAAGGACCCGGGCGAAGGTACCGGCCTGGGCCTTGCACTGGTCTATTCCATCGTTGAAGAGCATTATGGACAAATCACCATCGACAGCCCGGCTGACATTCAAAGCCAACGCGGAACCCGTATCCGGGTGACACTTCCGCGTCATGTCGAAGCGACGTCCGCTGTGAACTGA
- the panB gene encoding 3-methyl-2-oxobutanoate hydroxymethyltransferase: MPAITLTTLQSLKQKGEKITMLTCYDATFAHACNQAGVEVLLVGDSLGMVLQGHDSTLPVTTSEMAYHVACVKRGNQDALILADMPFMANATLEQTLNNSAQLLKAGAHMVKVEGAVWLAESIRVMTERGIPVCAHMGLTPQTVNVLGGYKVQGRNENQARQMRADAIALEQAGAAMLLLECVPSELAKEITLAVKIPVIGIGAGSDTDGQVLVLHDMLGLSLTGRVPKFVKNFMTGQPDIQSALSAYVTQVKAVSFPGTEHGFSA; this comes from the coding sequence ATGCCAGCTATCACCCTGACCACCCTGCAAAGCCTTAAGCAAAAAGGTGAGAAAATCACCATGCTGACGTGCTATGACGCCACCTTCGCCCATGCCTGCAATCAGGCAGGTGTTGAAGTGTTACTGGTGGGCGATTCCCTGGGCATGGTTCTACAAGGGCATGACAGTACTCTGCCAGTCACTACCAGCGAAATGGCCTACCACGTTGCTTGCGTCAAACGTGGCAATCAGGACGCGCTGATACTTGCGGACATGCCTTTCATGGCTAACGCGACTCTGGAGCAAACCCTGAACAACAGCGCCCAGTTGCTCAAGGCCGGCGCACACATGGTCAAGGTAGAAGGCGCCGTATGGCTTGCCGAATCGATTCGGGTAATGACCGAACGCGGCATTCCGGTGTGCGCACACATGGGCCTGACCCCGCAAACCGTGAACGTATTGGGCGGCTACAAAGTCCAGGGCCGCAACGAAAACCAGGCGCGTCAAATGCGTGCCGATGCCATTGCCCTGGAACAGGCAGGCGCAGCCATGCTGCTGCTCGAATGCGTCCCCAGCGAGCTGGCAAAAGAAATCACCCTCGCGGTAAAAATCCCGGTAATCGGTATTGGTGCAGGCAGTGATACTGACGGCCAGGTTCTGGTACTGCACGACATGCTTGGCCTGTCCCTGACCGGGCGCGTGCCCAAGTTTGTAAAAAACTTCATGACCGGCCAGCCCGATATCCAGTCTGCGCTTAGCGCTTACGTGACCCAAGTCAAAGCCGTCAGTTTCCCTGGCACCGAACACGGATTTTCTGCATGA
- the pgi gene encoding glucose-6-phosphate isomerase, translating to MAYYRTPHDVTALPAWQALKLHRADMQHFSMRDAFNSNPKRFEDFTLSSCGLFLDYSKNLITDETRDLLVNLANEVDLKGAIKSLFEGEIVNASENRPALHTALRRPVADKLSVNGVNIIPQVHKVLNQMTELVGRIHDGLWRGYTEKPITDVVNIGIGGSFLGPELVSEALLSYAQKGVRCHYLANIDGSEFHELTAKLRAETTLFIVSSKSFNTLETLKNAQAARAWYLAQGGSEAELHRHFIAVSSNNAAAVAFGIREENIFPMWDWVGGRYSLWSAIGLPIALAIGMSNFKELLSGAYSMDQHFQNAPFEQNMPVLMAALGVWYGNFWGAQSHAILPYDHYLRNITKHLQQLDMESNGKSVRQDGTPVSTDTGPVIWGGVGCNGQHAYHQLLHQGTLLIPADFIVPIVSFNPVSDHHQWLYANCLSQSQALMLGKTREEAEAELRDKGLPEEEVQKLAPHKVIPGNRPSNTIVVERISPRRLGALVALYEHKVFVQSVIWGINAFDQWGVELGKELGKGVYNRLTGSLEEPADDASTQGLINYFRGRHRG from the coding sequence ATGGCGTACTACCGCACCCCTCACGACGTTACCGCTCTGCCCGCTTGGCAAGCGTTGAAACTCCACCGTGCCGACATGCAGCATTTCAGCATGCGCGATGCATTCAATAGCAACCCGAAGCGCTTTGAGGATTTCACCCTCAGCAGCTGCGGTTTGTTTCTGGATTATTCGAAAAACCTGATCACTGATGAAACCCGCGACTTGCTGGTGAATCTGGCCAACGAGGTCGACCTCAAAGGCGCGATCAAGTCTTTGTTTGAAGGCGAAATCGTCAACGCCTCCGAAAACCGGCCTGCCCTGCACACCGCATTGCGCCGTCCAGTGGCCGACAAATTGTCGGTAAATGGCGTAAACATCATTCCCCAGGTGCATAAAGTCCTGAATCAGATGACCGAACTGGTCGGCCGGATTCACGATGGCCTGTGGCGCGGTTACACCGAAAAGCCGATTACGGATGTGGTGAACATCGGCATTGGCGGTTCGTTCCTCGGCCCTGAACTGGTGTCCGAAGCGCTGCTGTCCTACGCCCAAAAAGGCGTTCGCTGCCACTATCTGGCGAATATCGACGGCAGCGAGTTCCATGAGCTGACTGCAAAACTGCGTGCAGAAACCACGCTGTTCATCGTCTCGTCGAAATCCTTCAACACCCTCGAAACCTTGAAAAACGCCCAGGCTGCCCGTGCCTGGTACCTGGCGCAGGGCGGCTCGGAAGCCGAGCTGCACCGCCACTTTATCGCTGTGTCGAGCAACAATGCGGCAGCGGTAGCATTTGGTATTCGTGAAGAGAACATCTTCCCGATGTGGGACTGGGTTGGCGGGCGTTACTCGCTGTGGTCGGCCATTGGTTTACCCATTGCCCTGGCCATCGGCATGTCCAACTTCAAAGAGCTGCTGTCCGGTGCCTACAGCATGGACCAGCACTTCCAGAACGCGCCGTTCGAGCAAAACATGCCTGTGTTGATGGCTGCGCTCGGTGTCTGGTACGGCAATTTCTGGGGTGCGCAAAGTCACGCGATCCTGCCGTATGACCACTACCTGCGAAACATCACCAAGCACTTGCAGCAACTGGATATGGAATCCAACGGTAAGAGCGTGCGCCAGGACGGCACTCCCGTATCGACCGACACCGGTCCGGTAATCTGGGGCGGAGTAGGTTGCAATGGTCAGCACGCCTACCACCAGCTGCTCCATCAGGGCACCCTGCTGATTCCGGCCGACTTTATTGTGCCGATCGTCAGCTTCAACCCGGTTTCCGATCACCATCAATGGCTGTACGCAAACTGCTTGTCGCAAAGCCAGGCACTGATGCTGGGTAAAACCCGCGAGGAAGCCGAAGCCGAATTGCGCGACAAAGGCCTGCCAGAAGAAGAGGTGCAAAAACTCGCACCGCACAAGGTGATTCCGGGCAACCGTCCGAGCAATACCATTGTGGTTGAACGCATCAGCCCCCGTCGTCTGGGCGCACTGGTTGCGCTGTACGAGCACAAAGTCTTCGTTCAGAGCGTGATCTGGGGCATCAACGCCTTTGACCAGTGGGGCGTGGAATTGGGCAAAGAGCTCGGCAAAGGTGTCTACAACCGCCTGACCGGCAGCCTCGAAGAGCCTGCCGACGATGCATCGACCCAAGGTCTGATCAACTACTTCCGCGGTCGTCACCGCGGTTGA
- a CDS encoding oxygenase MpaB family protein: MEFIRRPIERQIMSLTGLSLGQLDLENPKGDPGLFGPTSISWQVHGDFTSMLIGGISALMLQALHPLALAGVWDHSNFRQDMLGRLRRTGQFISGTTFGSTKDANWLIDKVRTIHLQVVGTGLDGRAYAASDPELLTWVHVAEVSNFLAAHLRYRNPQLSGADQDRYYDEIALVAERLGATNVPRSRQQIAEYLQRIRPHLLCDERSHEVMRLLLHAPAPSVLAKPFGALMMQAGIELLPDWASAQLGLYQRPLTKKLVRAGVNSTAPLLRWAVRNGSVQRARRRMGLG, translated from the coding sequence ATGGAATTTATCCGTCGCCCCATCGAACGCCAAATCATGAGCCTGACCGGGCTCTCGCTTGGCCAGCTCGACCTCGAAAACCCCAAAGGCGATCCCGGCCTGTTTGGCCCCACGTCCATCAGCTGGCAGGTACACGGTGATTTCACCAGCATGCTGATTGGCGGCATCAGCGCCTTGATGCTCCAGGCCTTGCACCCTCTGGCACTGGCCGGGGTGTGGGATCACTCCAATTTTCGGCAAGACATGCTGGGGCGACTGCGGCGTACCGGGCAATTTATTTCCGGCACGACGTTCGGCTCCACCAAAGATGCCAACTGGCTGATCGACAAAGTTCGCACCATTCACCTGCAGGTGGTGGGAACCGGGCTCGACGGCAGAGCCTATGCCGCCAGCGATCCCGAGTTACTGACCTGGGTGCATGTGGCAGAAGTCAGCAACTTCCTTGCGGCCCATCTTCGTTATCGCAATCCGCAGTTATCCGGTGCAGATCAAGACCGGTACTACGACGAAATCGCCTTGGTTGCCGAGCGTTTGGGCGCAACCAACGTACCGCGTTCCCGCCAGCAAATCGCCGAATATCTGCAACGTATACGTCCACACCTACTGTGTGATGAGCGCAGTCACGAGGTGATGCGCCTGTTGCTCCACGCGCCGGCGCCCAGCGTGCTCGCCAAACCCTTTGGCGCACTGATGATGCAAGCAGGGATAGAATTGCTGCCGGATTGGGCCAGCGCTCAATTGGGCCTCTATCAACGCCCCCTGACTAAAAAGCTGGTACGCGCAGGCGTTAACAGCACTGCGCCGCTTCTGCGCTGGGCCGTGCGTAATGGCTCGGTCCAGAGGGCCCGGCGCCGCATGGGGCTGGGTTGA
- a CDS encoding polynucleotide adenylyltransferase PcnB, giving the protein MLKKLFQSLRSPKRRTQQLRSTPEVLNSSQHSLQRAQFSRYAVNIVERLQNAGYQAYLVGGCVRDMLLNITPKDFDVATSATPEQVRAEFRNARIIGRRFKLVHIHFGREIIEVATFRANHPQNDEEEDSNQSSRNESGRILRDNVYGTLEEDAQRRDFTINALYYDPVSERILDYANGVHDIRNRLLRLIGDPQQRYQEDPVRMLRAVRFAAKLNFGIEKHTAEPIRKLAPMLREIPSARLFEEVLKLFLSGNASDTFEMLVDLQLFDPLFPASAEALEHNPTYTHTLISEALRNTDLRIKQGKPVTPAFLFAALLWPALPARVEYLQDRGMPPIPAMQEAAHELIAEQCQRIAIPKRFTMPIREIWDMQERLPRRSGKRADMLLDNPRFRAGYDFLLLRESAGEETHGLGQWWTEYQDANDSGRRDMIRDLSNAKDDSAGPAPRKRRRTSTTKRKRTGAAEE; this is encoded by the coding sequence ATGCTGAAGAAGCTGTTCCAGTCACTCCGTTCTCCCAAGCGTCGCACGCAACAACTGCGCAGCACCCCTGAAGTGCTCAATAGCAGCCAACATTCGCTGCAACGTGCCCAGTTCAGCCGGTACGCGGTCAATATCGTCGAACGCCTGCAGAACGCCGGTTATCAGGCCTATCTGGTCGGCGGTTGCGTACGCGACATGCTGCTCAACATCACACCAAAAGACTTCGACGTCGCCACCAGCGCTACGCCCGAGCAAGTGCGGGCCGAATTTCGCAATGCGCGAATCATCGGTCGTCGCTTTAAATTGGTACATATCCACTTCGGCCGCGAAATCATCGAGGTCGCCACCTTCCGCGCCAATCACCCGCAAAACGACGAAGAGGAAGACAGCAACCAGTCCTCGCGTAATGAAAGCGGGCGCATTTTGCGCGACAACGTGTATGGCACCCTTGAAGAAGACGCCCAGCGTCGTGACTTCACGATCAATGCCCTGTACTACGACCCGGTCAGCGAGCGCATCCTCGACTACGCCAACGGCGTACACGATATTCGCAATCGCTTGCTGCGCCTGATTGGCGACCCGCAACAGCGTTACCAGGAAGACCCGGTGCGCATGCTGCGAGCCGTGCGGTTTGCTGCCAAACTCAACTTTGGTATCGAAAAACATACCGCAGAGCCCATTCGCAAACTGGCGCCGATGCTGCGCGAAATCCCGTCAGCGCGCTTGTTCGAAGAAGTCCTCAAGCTGTTCCTCTCGGGGAACGCTTCAGACACCTTCGAAATGCTGGTCGACCTCCAATTGTTCGATCCTTTGTTCCCGGCCAGCGCCGAGGCACTGGAGCACAACCCTACTTATACCCACACCCTGATCAGCGAAGCCTTACGCAACACTGACCTGCGCATCAAGCAAGGCAAGCCGGTCACCCCGGCATTCCTGTTTGCCGCGTTGCTCTGGCCTGCTCTGCCGGCTCGTGTGGAGTATTTGCAGGACCGTGGCATGCCGCCCATCCCTGCCATGCAGGAAGCCGCGCACGAACTGATCGCCGAACAATGCCAGCGCATCGCCATCCCCAAGCGTTTCACCATGCCGATTCGCGAGATCTGGGACATGCAGGAGCGTCTGCCGCGTCGCAGCGGTAAACGTGCTGACATGTTGCTCGACAATCCACGCTTCCGTGCCGGCTATGACTTCTTGCTCTTGCGTGAAAGCGCGGGCGAAGAGACCCATGGTCTAGGTCAGTGGTGGACCGAGTATCAGGACGCCAATGACAGTGGCCGTCGCGACATGATCCGCGATCTGAGCAATGCCAAAGATGACAGTGCCGGCCCGGCACCGCGCAAACGCCGTCGCACCAGCACAACCAAGCGTAAACGCACAGGCGCAGCGGAAGAGTAA
- the folK gene encoding 2-amino-4-hydroxy-6-hydroxymethyldihydropteridine diphosphokinase, with amino-acid sequence MERIYIGMGSNLADPAEQLRNAVQALAQLPDSRFVGVSAFYQSDSLLPGQPRYTNAVAAIDSAMAPLDLLDALQAIEIDQGRERHERWGPRTLDLDILLFGDRLIDLPRLKVPHYHMQARPFVLYPLAELAPATLTLADGRTLTQLLADCPFVGLERLCPATETNQLQR; translated from the coding sequence ATGGAACGTATCTATATCGGAATGGGCAGCAATCTGGCTGACCCGGCTGAGCAATTGCGCAACGCTGTACAGGCGCTGGCGCAATTGCCTGACTCCCGGTTCGTAGGGGTTTCGGCGTTCTATCAAAGCGACTCGTTGTTACCTGGCCAGCCGCGTTATACCAATGCGGTAGCAGCAATCGACTCTGCAATGGCACCTCTGGATCTGCTGGATGCGCTACAAGCCATCGAGATAGATCAAGGCCGCGAACGTCACGAACGCTGGGGGCCGCGCACACTGGACCTCGATATTCTGCTGTTCGGCGACCGCCTGATCGACCTCCCCCGCCTGAAAGTCCCGCACTACCATATGCAGGCCCGGCCTTTCGTGCTCTACCCCCTGGCTGAACTGGCACCCGCCACGCTCACCCTCGCTGATGGCCGTACCCTTACCCAACTGTTGGCCGACTGCCCTTTTGTCGGTCTGGAGCGCCTTTGCCCGGCAACTGAAACGAATCAATTGCAGCGGTAA
- the panC gene encoding pantoate--beta-alanine ligase codes for MNTVKTVRELRAAVARARREGKQIGLVPTMGNLHSGHAALVTTAAQQADFVVASIFVNPLQFGANEDLDTYPRTLAADQEKLLQAGCHLLFAPTVEEMYPHGMAGLTRVTAAQLSNELCGSRRPGHFDGVTTVVSKLFNMVQPDLAIFGQKDYQQLAVIRAMVHDLNMPVQIIGEPTVRADDGLALSSRNGYLSQEQRAIAPELYRHLKEMSKAINAGERDFAELTARHRAQIEEAGFRTDYLEIRHGQTLLPAQATDRDLVVLVAAFLGTTRLIDNVHLNLDGGH; via the coding sequence ATGAACACTGTAAAAACTGTTCGCGAATTGCGCGCGGCTGTTGCCCGGGCACGCCGCGAAGGCAAGCAAATCGGCCTGGTCCCAACCATGGGCAACCTGCATAGCGGCCATGCGGCATTAGTCACCACCGCCGCGCAGCAGGCCGACTTTGTAGTGGCGAGCATTTTCGTCAACCCGCTGCAATTTGGCGCCAACGAAGACCTGGACACCTACCCGCGCACTCTTGCTGCCGACCAGGAAAAACTTCTGCAGGCGGGCTGCCACTTGCTGTTTGCCCCAACGGTTGAAGAAATGTACCCCCACGGCATGGCAGGTCTGACCCGCGTCACCGCGGCGCAGCTCAGCAATGAACTGTGTGGCAGCCGCCGCCCGGGGCATTTCGACGGTGTCACGACCGTCGTCAGCAAGCTGTTCAACATGGTTCAGCCCGATCTGGCTATCTTCGGGCAAAAGGACTACCAGCAGCTGGCGGTTATACGCGCCATGGTTCATGACCTGAACATGCCGGTCCAGATCATTGGCGAGCCGACTGTTCGGGCCGACGACGGCCTGGCGCTGTCTTCACGCAACGGCTATCTGAGCCAAGAGCAGCGTGCAATCGCCCCAGAGCTGTATCGCCACCTGAAAGAGATGAGCAAAGCCATCAATGCCGGCGAACGCGACTTCGCCGAGCTGACAGCCCGGCATCGTGCACAGATCGAAGAGGCGGGCTTTCGTACGGACTATCTGGAGATCCGTCACGGACAAACATTGCTCCCGGCTCAGGCCACTGACCGCGACCTGGTGGTTTTGGTAGCTGCCTTTTTGGGCACCACGCGTCTGATCGACAACGTGCACCTGAACCTCGACGGCGGGCATTAA
- a CDS encoding sigma-54-dependent transcriptional regulator — MPHILIVEDETIIRSALRRLLERNQYQVSEAGSVQEAQERFSIPSFDLIVSDLRLPGAPGTELIKLGQGKPVLIMTSYASLRSAVDSMKMGAVDYIAKPFDHDEMLQAVARILRDRQNSQSTPVERPAKAGSTDKSTVDNSNGEIGIIGSCPPMLDMYSKIRKVAPTDSNVLIQGESGTGKELVARALHNLSRRAKAPMISVNCAAIPESLIESELFGHEKGAFTGASAGRAGLVEAADGGTLFLDEIGELPLEAQARLLRVLQEGEIRRVGSVQSQKVDVRLIAATHRDLKSLAKVGQFREDLYYRLHVIALKLPALRERGADVNEIAHAFLARQSARVGRTDLKFAPDAERAISHYSWPGNVRELENAVERAVILCESPEISAELLGIDIDLNDLHDDDFIGLAPQQSISSGNTSLDPTEDLSLEDYFQHFVLEHQDHMTETELARKLGVSRKCLWERRQRLGIPRRKTGVVSEG; from the coding sequence ATGCCGCATATTTTGATCGTCGAAGATGAAACTATCATCCGCTCCGCATTGCGCCGTTTACTGGAGCGTAACCAGTACCAGGTCAGCGAAGCTGGGTCGGTACAGGAAGCGCAGGAGCGTTTCAGCATTCCCTCGTTCGACCTGATTGTCAGCGACCTGCGCCTGCCAGGGGCCCCGGGCACCGAACTGATAAAACTCGGGCAAGGCAAGCCGGTGCTCATCATGACCAGCTATGCGAGCCTGCGCTCGGCTGTAGATTCAATGAAAATGGGCGCCGTCGACTACATCGCCAAACCCTTTGATCATGATGAAATGCTGCAGGCCGTAGCGCGCATCCTGCGTGATCGCCAAAACTCCCAGAGCACCCCCGTCGAACGTCCTGCCAAGGCTGGCAGCACGGACAAAAGCACGGTGGACAACAGCAACGGTGAAATTGGCATCATCGGGTCCTGCCCGCCGATGCTGGACATGTACAGCAAGATCCGCAAAGTGGCGCCAACCGATTCCAATGTACTGATTCAAGGCGAATCAGGAACGGGTAAAGAACTGGTCGCCCGCGCCCTGCACAACCTGTCCAGGCGAGCCAAGGCACCGATGATTTCGGTGAACTGCGCCGCCATTCCCGAGTCGCTGATCGAATCCGAACTGTTCGGCCACGAAAAAGGTGCATTCACCGGCGCCAGCGCAGGCCGGGCCGGGCTGGTAGAAGCAGCCGATGGCGGGACATTGTTCCTTGATGAAATCGGCGAACTGCCCCTCGAAGCCCAGGCACGCTTGCTGCGGGTACTGCAGGAAGGCGAAATCCGCCGTGTGGGCTCGGTACAATCGCAAAAAGTTGATGTGCGCCTTATCGCGGCTACCCACCGCGACCTCAAGAGCTTGGCCAAAGTCGGCCAGTTCCGCGAAGACTTGTACTACCGCCTGCATGTGATCGCTCTCAAGCTTCCTGCCTTGCGCGAGCGCGGTGCTGACGTCAATGAAATTGCCCATGCCTTTCTCGCCCGCCAAAGCGCCCGCGTAGGCCGCACCGACCTCAAGTTTGCCCCGGATGCCGAGCGCGCCATCAGCCATTACTCATGGCCCGGTAACGTTCGCGAACTGGAAAACGCTGTCGAGCGAGCCGTCATTCTGTGCGAAAGCCCGGAAATTTCTGCCGAGCTGCTGGGTATCGATATCGATCTGAACGACTTGCATGACGATGACTTCATCGGCCTGGCCCCGCAGCAGAGCATCAGCAGCGGTAACACCAGCCTGGATCCCACCGAAGACCTGTCTCTGGAAGACTACTTTCAGCACTTCGTCCTCGAGCACCAGGACCACATGACCGAGACGGAGCTGGCACGCAAGCTGGGCGTCAGCCGCAAGTGCCTGTGGGAGAGGCGCCAGCGACTGGGGATTCCACGCAGAAAAACCGGGGTCGTCAGCGAGGGGTAA